One region of Rhodospirillaceae bacterium genomic DNA includes:
- a CDS encoding ABC transporter permease, with translation MTTFSFTRVGAMCQRHFYVLRRSWPRLVEMAYWPTMQMVIWGFLSQFLATNSSYIAGAFGVLISGVMLWDVLFRGQLGFSISFLEELWSRNLANLYCSPLTPLEHIVALVAMSFVRAVIGVVPAMLLAIPFYDFSIFTLGVPLLAFFFNLLFMGCALGLMVTAMILRYGLAAENMAWFLVFFLAPFSCAYYPVTALPGWAQIFAQILPSTHVFEGMRAVLFHGTFLWGHFFLATGLNAVLCLIGIAAYLASFTRARRMGLLLQVGE, from the coding sequence ATGACCACCTTCTCCTTCACCCGTGTCGGCGCCATGTGCCAGCGGCACTTTTATGTGCTGCGCCGCTCCTGGCCGCGCCTCGTGGAGATGGCCTATTGGCCGACCATGCAGATGGTGATCTGGGGGTTTCTCTCGCAATTCCTTGCCACCAACAGCTCCTACATCGCGGGTGCGTTCGGCGTGCTCATCTCAGGCGTCATGCTGTGGGACGTGCTGTTCCGCGGCCAGCTCGGCTTCTCGATTTCCTTCCTCGAGGAACTCTGGTCGCGCAATCTTGCCAATCTCTATTGCTCGCCACTGACGCCGCTCGAACATATCGTGGCGCTGGTCGCCATGTCCTTCGTGCGCGCCGTGATCGGCGTCGTGCCGGCGATGCTGCTCGCCATCCCGTTCTACGATTTCTCGATCTTCACGCTGGGCGTGCCCTTGCTCGCCTTCTTCTTCAACCTGCTGTTCATGGGCTGTGCGCTGGGCCTCATGGTCACGGCCATGATCCTGCGCTACGGCCTTGCCGCCGAGAACATGGCCTGGTTCCTGGTCTTCTTCCTCGCGCCCTTCTCCTGCGCCTATTATCCGGTGACCGCGCTACCCGGCTGGGCGCAGATCTTCGCCCAGATACTGCCCTCGACCCATGTTTTCGAAGGCATGCGCGCCGTGCTCTTTCACGGCACCTTCCTTTGGGGTCACTTCTTTCTGGCGACGGGGCTCAACGCGGTGCTCTGCCTCATCGGCATCGCGGCCTATCTCGCGAGCTTCACGCGGGCGCGCAGGATGGGCCTGCTGCTGCAGGTTGGGGAATAG
- a CDS encoding ABC transporter ATP-binding protein: MHAAPTIVRVAQLEKHFGTVKAVDGVSFTVEAGRTVALLGGNGAGKTTTISMLLGLLVPSAGRISLFDHDIARQRHKVLGRMNFSSPYVDLPHRLSARENLIIFAKLYGIKDVAGRIKEMAKALDLDGLLDRRTGSLSAGQKTRVALAKALLNRPELLLLDEPTASLDPDTADWVRRYLENYQRDQGAAILLASHNMGEVERLADEVLILRKGRIVDKGTPDDLIHRFGRQTLEEVFLDIARDRRVGDAAEAVS, from the coding sequence ATGCATGCCGCCCCGACCATTGTCCGCGTCGCACAGCTGGAAAAGCATTTCGGCACGGTGAAGGCCGTCGACGGGGTGAGCTTCACGGTCGAAGCCGGCCGCACGGTGGCCTTGCTGGGCGGCAACGGCGCCGGCAAGACCACCACCATCTCGATGCTGCTAGGATTGCTGGTGCCCAGCGCCGGCCGCATTTCGCTGTTCGATCACGACATCGCCCGGCAGCGCCACAAGGTGCTGGGGCGGATGAATTTCTCCTCGCCCTATGTCGATTTGCCGCACCGCCTGTCGGCGCGCGAAAACCTCATCATCTTTGCCAAGCTCTACGGCATCAAGGACGTGGCGGGCCGTATCAAGGAGATGGCGAAGGCGCTCGATCTCGACGGTCTCCTCGACCGGCGCACCGGCTCCCTCTCCGCTGGTCAGAAGACGCGCGTCGCCTTGGCGAAGGCGCTGCTCAACCGGCCGGAACTATTGCTCCTCGACGAACCCACCGCCTCGCTCGATCCGGACACGGCCGATTGGGTGCGCCGCTATCTCGAAAACTATCAGCGCGACCAGGGGGCGGCGATCCTCTTGGCCTCCCACAACATGGGCGAGGTCGAGCGCTTGGCCGACGAAGTGCTGATCCTGCGCAAAGGCCGAATCGTCGACAAGGGCACGCCGGACGATCTCATCCATCGTTTCGGCCGCCAGACTCTCGAAGAGGTATTCCTCGACATCGCGCGTGATCGCCGGGTGGGTGATGCGGCGGAGGCGGTATCGTGA
- the guaA gene encoding glutamine-hydrolyzing GMP synthase, with product MTDRILILDFGSQVTQLIARRLREAGVYCEIFPFSADAARIKAFDPKGIILSGSPHSVTTDDGPRAPEYVWESKLPVLGICYGEQTMCAQLGGHVEGSDHREFGRAELRVQKEVPLFEGVWVKGGSYQVWMSHGDRVASIPPGFEVIAVSSGAPYAAIANVKDKRYAVQFHPEVAHTPDGAKLLSNFVHKICGCKSDWTMAAFRDQEIAKIRAQVGKGKVICGLSGGVDSAVAAVLIHQAIGDQLTCIFVDHGLLRAGEADQVVALFRDSYNIPLVHRDASDMFLGQLDGVSDPETKRKTIGRLFIEVFEEEAKKIGGADFLAQGTLYPDVIESVSFTGGPSVTIKSHHNVGGLPERMRMKLVEPLRELFKDEVRLLGRELGLPEKMIRRHPFPGPGLAIRIPGAVSKEKCDILRKADTIYLEEIDKAGLYEKIWQAFAVLLPVRTVGVMGDGRTYDFVCALRAVTSTDGMTADFYPFEPAFLGRVATRIVNEVKGINRVVYDYTSKPPGTIEWE from the coding sequence ATGACCGACCGCATTCTTATTCTCGATTTCGGCTCGCAAGTGACGCAGTTGATTGCGCGGCGCCTGCGCGAGGCCGGGGTTTATTGCGAGATCTTCCCGTTCAGCGCGGATGCAGCCCGCATCAAGGCGTTTGATCCCAAGGGCATCATCCTCTCCGGCTCGCCGCATTCGGTGACGACCGATGATGGGCCGCGGGCGCCGGAATATGTGTGGGAGTCGAAGCTGCCGGTTCTTGGTATCTGCTATGGCGAGCAGACGATGTGCGCGCAGTTGGGCGGGCATGTCGAGGGATCGGATCACCGCGAATTCGGCCGCGCCGAATTGCGGGTGCAGAAGGAAGTGCCGCTGTTCGAAGGTGTCTGGGTCAAGGGCGGCTCCTACCAGGTGTGGATGAGCCATGGCGACCGCGTCGCCTCCATCCCGCCGGGCTTTGAAGTCATCGCGGTATCATCAGGCGCACCCTATGCCGCCATCGCCAATGTGAAGGACAAGCGCTACGCGGTGCAGTTCCACCCGGAAGTGGCGCACACACCCGATGGGGCGAAGCTGCTGTCCAACTTCGTCCACAAGATCTGCGGCTGCAAGAGCGACTGGACCATGGCGGCCTTCCGCGACCAGGAGATCGCCAAGATCCGCGCCCAGGTCGGCAAGGGCAAGGTAATCTGCGGCCTCTCGGGCGGTGTCGATTCAGCGGTCGCGGCCGTGCTCATTCATCAGGCGATCGGCGATCAGCTCACCTGCATCTTCGTCGATCACGGACTCTTACGCGCGGGCGAGGCGGACCAGGTGGTGGCGCTCTTCCGCGACAGCTACAACATTCCACTCGTCCACCGTGATGCCTCCGACATGTTCCTGGGCCAGCTTGATGGCGTCTCGGACCCCGAGACCAAGCGCAAGACCATCGGGCGTTTGTTCATCGAGGTGTTCGAGGAGGAAGCGAAGAAAATCGGCGGCGCCGATTTCCTGGCGCAGGGGACGCTCTATCCCGACGTCATCGAAAGTGTCTCCTTCACCGGCGGCCCCTCGGTCACCATCAAGAGCCATCACAATGTCGGCGGCCTGCCGGAACGCATGCGCATGAAGCTGGTCGAGCCCTTGCGCGAATTGTTCAAGGACGAGGTGCGGCTGCTCGGCCGCGAGTTGGGCCTGCCGGAGAAGATGATCCGCCGCCATCCCTTCCCCGGCCCCGGCCTTGCCATCCGCATTCCGGGCGCCGTCTCGAAGGAGAAATGCGACATCCTCCGCAAGGCCGACACGATCTATCTCGAGGAAATCGACAAGGCTGGGCTCTACGAGAAGATCTGGCAGGCCTTCGCGGTCCTCCTCCCCGTGCGCACGGTCGGTGTCATGGGTGACGGGCGGACCTATGATTTCGTCTGCGCGCTGCGTGCGGTGACGTCCACCGACGGCATGACGGCCGATTTCTACCCGTTCGAACCGGCGTTCCTGGGACGTGTGGCGACGCGCATCGTCAACGAAGTGAAGGGCATCAACCGTGTGGTCTATGACTACACGTCGAAGCCGCCCGGAACGATCGAATGGGAGTGA
- a CDS encoding CBS domain-containing protein, which produces MKPEPQERSEAELRPAEIAAAEQPLKVQAFTLTARQLASDAVTIGPETTGAKVLELFRSNTALPLLAVTDAEGIVYGAVERDRLLSVFAQPLWFDVYFKRSIQALMNRQPLVVDEETPLDEIKRLITASHPEAIQSGFLVTRGGRFSGIGTMAKLLELTVEQAQRRLQQLDEARHAAEFAASSRAKFLATMSHELRTPLNAIIGFSELLLGLPGAGRDAPQLPDYIGDIRQSGQHLLGLINDILDYSKLEAGALTLNEGTFQLDEMLQSALGVTRGQAAARQVHLELVSTGPIPVLADERRLRQVVINLLSNAIKFSPSDAVVTLRAQRDLAGSPVIEIEDRGIGIKAEDIERVFEPFVQVENHLNRKNDGTGLGLPLSRQIMALHGGELRLISRPGQGTIAIMTLPPQSMMADAIPQPAAAGPSCAPA; this is translated from the coding sequence ATGAAGCCGGAGCCGCAGGAACGGAGCGAAGCTGAGCTGCGCCCGGCGGAGATCGCGGCCGCGGAACAGCCCTTGAAGGTACAGGCCTTCACGCTGACGGCGCGGCAATTGGCATCAGACGCCGTGACGATCGGACCGGAGACGACCGGCGCCAAGGTGCTGGAACTGTTCCGCAGCAACACCGCCTTGCCGCTCCTGGCTGTCACCGATGCCGAGGGTATCGTCTATGGCGCAGTCGAGCGTGACCGGCTGCTGTCGGTCTTTGCGCAGCCCTTGTGGTTCGATGTCTATTTCAAACGCTCGATCCAGGCGCTGATGAACCGGCAGCCGCTGGTGGTGGATGAAGAGACGCCCTTGGACGAGATCAAGCGGCTCATCACGGCCAGCCACCCCGAGGCCATTCAATCGGGCTTCCTGGTGACGCGCGGCGGGCGCTTCAGCGGCATCGGCACCATGGCGAAGCTGCTGGAGCTGACCGTCGAACAGGCGCAGCGCCGCCTGCAGCAATTGGACGAGGCGCGCCATGCGGCCGAGTTCGCGGCAAGCTCGCGCGCGAAATTCCTCGCCACCATGAGCCATGAGCTGCGCACGCCCTTGAACGCCATCATCGGCTTTTCCGAGTTGCTGCTGGGTCTGCCGGGGGCCGGGCGCGATGCGCCGCAACTGCCCGACTATATCGGCGATATCCGCCAGAGCGGGCAGCATCTCCTCGGCCTCATCAACGACATTCTCGATTATTCGAAACTGGAAGCCGGCGCGCTGACGCTGAACGAGGGCACGTTCCAGCTGGACGAGATGCTGCAATCGGCCCTGGGTGTGACGCGCGGCCAGGCGGCCGCCCGACAGGTGCATCTGGAATTGGTCTCCACGGGCCCCATTCCGGTGCTGGCTGATGAACGGCGCCTGCGTCAGGTGGTGATCAACCTGCTTTCCAACGCGATCAAGTTTTCGCCCAGTGACGCCGTGGTGACCCTGCGCGCGCAGCGCGATCTCGCCGGCTCGCCGGTCATCGAGATCGAGGATCGCGGCATCGGGATCAAGGCGGAGGATATCGAGCGTGTGTTCGAACCCTTCGTGCAGGTCGAGAACCATCTCAACCGCAAGAATGACGGGACCGGGCTGGGGCTGCCTCTCTCACGCCAGATCATGGCATTGCATGGCGGCGAGTTGCGCCTGATCTCGCGGCCGGGCCAGGGCACCATCGCGATCATGACCCTGCCGCCGCAATCGATGATGGCGGATGCTATTCCCCAACCTGCAGCAGCAGGCCCATCCTGCGCGCCCGCGTGA
- a CDS encoding HAD family hydrolase — protein sequence MFAPSLVIFDCDGVLIDSEHLASIAETRVFRRYGLDMADDFIVNHCVGLNWASGLAVVEKHFQWTAPPEFVAMAEEETHRVFETELKAITGIAELLDCLPMPRCVASSSAPDRLRRTLSLVGLHDRLAPHIFSATMVANGKPAPDLFLYAAHEMGYEPGSSLVIEDSVAGVTAAKAAGMQVIGFTGGSHAKPDLGPRLTALGADAIAADMQKVAIILGV from the coding sequence ATGTTCGCGCCGTCCCTGGTCATCTTCGATTGCGACGGTGTCCTCATCGACAGCGAGCATCTGGCCAGCATCGCCGAGACGCGCGTGTTCCGCCGCTACGGTCTCGACATGGCGGATGATTTCATCGTCAATCATTGCGTCGGCTTGAATTGGGCGAGCGGTCTGGCCGTCGTGGAGAAGCACTTCCAATGGACCGCGCCGCCGGAGTTCGTCGCGATGGCGGAAGAGGAGACGCACCGTGTCTTCGAAACCGAGCTCAAGGCCATCACCGGCATCGCTGAACTCCTCGATTGCCTGCCCATGCCCCGCTGCGTCGCCTCGTCGAGCGCGCCGGATCGGCTGCGCCGGACTTTGAGCCTCGTGGGACTTCATGATCGCCTGGCGCCGCATATTTTCAGCGCCACGATGGTTGCGAACGGCAAGCCGGCGCCGGATCTGTTCCTGTATGCCGCGCACGAGATGGGCTACGAACCGGGATCGAGTCTGGTGATCGAGGACAGTGTTGCGGGCGTTACCGCAGCGAAGGCTGCCGGCATGCAGGTCATCGGTTTCACCGGCGGCAGTCATGCCAAGCCGGATCTTGGGCCAAGGCTCACCGCGCTCGGCGCCGACGCCATCGCTGCCGACATGCAAAAAGTCGCAATTATTTTAGGGGTTTAG
- a CDS encoding GNAT family N-acetyltransferase: MKIRSALPADLPEIAEIHLKGWELAYGAFMPADQLAAMQPERRLPLWQGWLADPKKLILVGSISSGIDGFVLGGPVKDHEITEGNLGGFDCEIYSLHCRAETQGKGLGRALISAAAAEWAAEGRQALMLWAYADNAYRKFYERIGGELIAQGIDDGIPDIAYGWRDLTALSELIETPLTPPSPRKRGEGVVGVEN; the protein is encoded by the coding sequence ATGAAGATTCGCTCCGCTTTGCCCGCCGACCTTCCCGAGATCGCCGAGATCCACCTCAAGGGCTGGGAGCTTGCCTACGGCGCCTTCATGCCGGCAGACCAGTTGGCCGCCATGCAGCCCGAACGCCGCCTGCCGCTGTGGCAGGGCTGGCTTGCTGATCCCAAGAAACTCATTCTGGTGGGCAGTATCAGCAGCGGCATCGACGGCTTCGTGCTGGGCGGACCGGTCAAGGATCACGAGATCACCGAAGGCAATCTCGGCGGCTTCGATTGCGAGATCTATTCGCTCCACTGCCGCGCCGAGACGCAAGGGAAAGGTCTGGGCCGCGCGCTCATCAGTGCCGCTGCCGCGGAGTGGGCTGCTGAAGGCCGCCAGGCACTGATGCTCTGGGCCTATGCCGACAATGCCTACCGGAAATTCTACGAACGCATCGGTGGCGAACTGATCGCCCAGGGCATCGATGACGGCATCCCCGACATCGCCTATGGCTGGCGGGATTTGACGGCACTATCGGAACTGATCGAAACACCCCTCACCCCGCCCTCTCCCCGCAAGCGGGGCGAGGGAGTTGTTGGCGTGGAGAATTGA
- a CDS encoding ActR/PrrA/RegA family redox response regulator transcription factor, protein MNDMPDKAQLAEKSLLIIDDDAPYRQRLALALEKRGFQVAQAESVEAGIASAKAHPPRYAVVDLRLADGSGLDVVPEIKKSRPDCRVVILTGYGNIATAVAAIKSGAIDYLPKPADADQVEAALLEHRDALPPPPEQPMTADRVRWEHIQRVYEQCDRNVSETARRLRMHRRTLQRILAKYAPRA, encoded by the coding sequence ATGAACGATATGCCGGATAAAGCCCAGCTGGCCGAGAAGTCGCTGCTGATCATCGACGACGATGCGCCCTATCGCCAGCGCCTGGCGCTGGCGCTGGAGAAGCGCGGCTTCCAGGTGGCCCAGGCCGAAAGCGTCGAAGCCGGCATCGCCAGTGCCAAGGCACATCCGCCGCGTTATGCCGTGGTCGATCTGCGTCTGGCCGACGGCAGTGGCCTCGACGTCGTGCCGGAGATCAAGAAGAGCCGCCCGGATTGCCGCGTCGTCATCCTGACCGGCTACGGCAATATCGCGACCGCCGTCGCCGCCATCAAATCGGGCGCCATCGATTACCTGCCCAAGCCCGCCGATGCCGACCAGGTGGAAGCAGCGCTCCTTGAGCATCGCGATGCGCTGCCGCCGCCGCCCGAGCAGCCGATGACCGCCGACCGGGTGCGCTGGGAACATATCCAGCGGGTCTATGAACAATGCGACCGCAACGTCTCGGAAACCGCGCGCCGCCTGCGCATGCATCGGCGGACATTGCAGCGGATCCTCGCCAAATACGCGCCCAGGGCGTGA
- a CDS encoding DoxX family protein, which produces MALRDSLNSWSPRIRSVLRIMSGLLFMAHGIQKHLGFPPADWTPEPFSAPWFAGWIELITGGLIVLGLLTRPAAFLASGAMAAAYFVGHASLEGSGFFPIVNQGELAILYCFIFFYFVFAGPGPWSLDAKLGKDR; this is translated from the coding sequence ATGGCTCTTCGCGATTCGCTCAATTCATGGTCGCCCAGGATTCGCAGCGTGCTGCGCATCATGTCCGGCCTGCTTTTCATGGCCCACGGAATCCAGAAACATCTTGGTTTCCCGCCCGCCGACTGGACACCGGAACCGTTCTCGGCCCCCTGGTTCGCCGGTTGGATCGAACTCATTACCGGCGGCCTGATCGTGCTCGGCCTGTTGACGCGTCCTGCCGCCTTTCTTGCTTCCGGCGCCATGGCGGCGGCGTATTTTGTCGGCCATGCGTCGCTTGAAGGCAGCGGATTCTTCCCGATCGTGAACCAGGGTGAACTGGCCATCCTCTATTGCTTCATCTTCTTCTATTTTGTCTTCGCAGGCCCAGGTCCCTGGAGCCTTGACGCGAAGCTCGGCAAGGATCGCTGA
- a CDS encoding SRPBCC family protein, whose product MGAGRDREPTSGNRATVERTSDRDLVITRTFDAPARLVYEAWTRPELFIQWWAPKSAGVPLFSCEMDVRVGGRYRVAFGHDAASAMAFVGKYLDVIPNARLAWTNEESADGAVTTVTFKEVGGKTLLTLHELYPSKEALDEALSGMEEGMPEQFAQLDELLAAHQRGA is encoded by the coding sequence ATGGGCGCAGGAAGAGATCGTGAACCCACCTCCGGCAACCGCGCGACGGTCGAGCGGACATCCGACCGGGATCTCGTCATCACGCGAACCTTCGATGCGCCGGCGCGCCTGGTGTACGAGGCGTGGACCAGGCCGGAACTGTTCATACAGTGGTGGGCGCCGAAATCGGCCGGTGTCCCGTTGTTCTCCTGCGAGATGGATGTGCGCGTGGGTGGCCGTTACCGTGTCGCCTTCGGCCATGATGCCGCCAGTGCCATGGCCTTCGTCGGCAAGTATCTCGACGTGATCCCGAATGCGCGCCTCGCCTGGACGAATGAGGAAAGTGCTGACGGCGCCGTGACCACGGTGACCTTCAAGGAAGTTGGCGGCAAGACGCTGCTGACCTTGCACGAGCTTTATCCCTCGAAGGAAGCGCTTGACGAGGCCCTCTCCGGGATGGAGGAGGGGATGCCGGAGCAGTTCGCGCAACTGGACGAGCTCCTCGCCGCCCACCAGCGCGGGGCGTAG
- a CDS encoding helix-turn-helix transcriptional regulator, whose amino-acid sequence MVQYVAPRLDASFAALSDATRRGVLKQLARADATITELAEKFHMTLTGMKKHVGVLEAAGFVTTEKVGRVRTCRLGQSRLAEEAAWIESYRQLWDARFDGLDRVIEDMKRKEKGDGRRKRS is encoded by the coding sequence ATGGTTCAGTATGTAGCACCTCGTCTCGATGCCTCGTTCGCCGCGCTCTCGGACGCCACAAGGCGTGGCGTTCTGAAGCAGCTTGCGCGAGCAGACGCCACGATCACGGAGCTCGCCGAGAAGTTCCACATGACCCTCACGGGCATGAAGAAGCATGTCGGCGTCCTGGAGGCTGCCGGGTTCGTCACCACGGAGAAGGTCGGGCGCGTGCGAACCTGCCGGCTCGGCCAGTCCCGGCTGGCGGAAGAGGCGGCCTGGATCGAGAGCTACCGTCAGCTCTGGGATGCCCGCTTCGATGGGTTGGACAGGGTGATCGAGGACATGAAACGGAAGGAGAAGGGCGATGGGCGCAGGAAGAGATCGTGA
- a CDS encoding NUDIX domain-containing protein has protein sequence MSFADSYVARLREKVGNDLLLLPGASCLFVQGDGRVLLERRSDFGIWGIPAGSPEPGEDIVTAIRREMLEETGLAIEHVIPYGFGSDPATKRITFPNRHQCQFFALMFYAEWPAGAVPVTSAESFEFGWFAPDDLPREIMPSTPVSIAAYLRYRKTGQFQMV, from the coding sequence ATGAGCTTCGCCGACAGCTATGTCGCCAGGCTGCGCGAGAAGGTCGGCAACGATCTGCTGCTGCTGCCCGGGGCGTCATGCCTGTTTGTGCAGGGGGATGGGCGCGTCCTACTGGAGCGGCGCAGCGATTTCGGCATCTGGGGCATTCCCGCCGGCAGCCCCGAGCCGGGCGAGGACATCGTCACGGCGATCCGTCGCGAGATGCTGGAAGAGACCGGCCTGGCCATCGAGCATGTCATTCCCTATGGCTTCGGCTCGGATCCCGCGACCAAGCGCATCACCTTTCCCAACCGACACCAGTGCCAGTTCTTCGCCCTGATGTTCTATGCCGAATGGCCAGCGGGCGCTGTGCCGGTGACGTCGGCGGAATCCTTCGAGTTCGGCTGGTTCGCGCCGGATGATCTGCCGCGCGAGATCATGCCCTCGACGCCGGTCAGCATCGCCGCCTATCTGCGCTACCGCAAGACGGGCCAGTTCCAGATGGTTTGA
- a CDS encoding class I SAM-dependent methyltransferase, giving the protein MKPAPDWNRTAQDYARHRAGFPDWFFERMAERGLLRPGAQILDIGTGTGHLARGFALCGCSVTGLDLAAGMMAAASAEDAAAGVSIRYLEAPAEATGLPDASFDLVSAGTCWHWFDAPRAAREAMRLLKPGGHLLIANLVWLPLPDNVAAETEALIKGHNPAWHLGGWEGHYADQQRDLIDGGFTARESASVDYDIPYSPEAWRGRIRGSAGIAASLGAAEVEKFDAELAAMLAAKFPGDLVPVPHRLVALWGRKPS; this is encoded by the coding sequence ATGAAACCGGCCCCCGATTGGAACAGGACCGCCCAGGATTACGCCCGCCACAGGGCCGGCTTCCCGGACTGGTTCTTTGAGCGGATGGCCGAACGCGGCCTGTTGCGCCCCGGCGCGCAAATCCTCGATATCGGCACCGGCACCGGCCACCTCGCGCGCGGCTTCGCCTTGTGCGGCTGCTCGGTCACCGGGCTCGACCTTGCCGCCGGCATGATGGCGGCAGCCAGTGCCGAGGACGCCGCGGCTGGGGTTTCGATTCGCTACCTAGAAGCGCCGGCAGAAGCGACGGGATTGCCCGATGCCAGCTTCGATCTGGTGAGTGCCGGGACCTGCTGGCATTGGTTCGATGCACCCAGGGCCGCCAGGGAAGCGATGCGGCTCCTCAAACCCGGCGGCCATCTCCTCATTGCCAATCTCGTCTGGCTGCCACTGCCGGACAATGTCGCTGCCGAGACCGAGGCGCTGATCAAAGGGCATAATCCAGCCTGGCATCTCGGCGGCTGGGAAGGACACTATGCCGACCAGCAGCGCGATCTCATCGACGGCGGTTTCACGGCACGCGAATCCGCTTCGGTCGATTACGACATTCCCTACAGTCCCGAGGCCTGGCGCGGGCGCATTCGCGGCTCGGCTGGAATAGCGGCTAGCCTTGGGGCTGCTGAGGTCGAAAAATTCGACGCTGAACTGGCGGCTATGCTGGCAGCGAAGTTTCCCGGCGATCTCGTGCCGGTGCCGCATCGATTGGTGGCGCTCTGGGGGCGCAAGCCCTCATGA